Proteins found in one Prochlorothrix hollandica PCC 9006 = CALU 1027 genomic segment:
- a CDS encoding nuclear transport factor 2 family protein → MTHDPETPQRSVLMINNAFYRAFEKKNLEAMAEVWSQGSSCLCVHPGRQALKGWAAIAESWEQIFYNTDYIEINTEVITTEVYGDAALVVLVEHVLQISGQRRVEAQSMATNVFEHLGSRWYLLHHHGSPVLA, encoded by the coding sequence ATGACCCATGACCCTGAAACGCCCCAGCGATCGGTGTTAATGATCAACAATGCCTTCTACCGTGCCTTTGAAAAGAAGAATCTGGAGGCCATGGCGGAGGTGTGGTCCCAAGGTTCTAGCTGCCTTTGTGTCCATCCCGGACGACAGGCTCTGAAGGGTTGGGCGGCGATCGCTGAATCCTGGGAACAGATTTTCTATAACACGGACTATATCGAAATCAATACGGAGGTGATCACCACGGAGGTCTATGGGGATGCGGCGCTGGTGGTGTTGGTGGAACATGTGCTGCAAATCAGCGGCCAACGCCGGGTGGAAGCCCAGTCTATGGCGACGAATGTCTTTGAGCATCTGGGTTCCCGCTGGTATCTGCTGCACCACCACGGCAGTCCGGTGCTAGCCTGA
- a CDS encoding Ycf66 family protein has translation MFPDFFSLPLLPVHLQELPLLLSHGLAIAVGLASGGLYLMVFLVPVLARSGDLPWSGLGLFYSLVLWFGGGQFQGVALVGQGVSVVLLLGTGSQILRFRWADLTENQKVSIPLVRRVRRWQRARATAAAARVAAVGVKESDSPVTTPITTPITTPVTTPITLATSTPGAIAPTPIDRVQAKPGEAITAESPALKDGAVPGPPPANATATAETAAEIGSAEIGAEVYAAVTPPEVSPVRPVPPESPDLATPPTDVGASATGKRFVRQPRDPNAAPRNTPPPAAPAADVGASTTGKRFVRQPRDPNAAGPITPPPADVGASATGKRFVRQPRDPNAAEPITPPPAAPPAEVGASATGKRFVRQPRDPKAGPRTTPASPPSPEVGTSATGKQFVRQPRNPKATPPASNDPGVSPSRTGKQFVRQPRDPNMAPPHPPPLPLAVLRPAAIAPRSPPLPATIAANPMPWVPWPTFSEVAPMNRQGLTCPIDPPAIGPPAIGPLPLGDRRWRGMLAMSVPDPLPKRPLQQPQSRGIGTMRTTTGKTGMMNPTMNPTMNPTMNPRMIPRMIPRMIQCGSIAVQRILPPDRRNLDRPRLPPG, from the coding sequence ATGTTCCCCGACTTCTTCTCACTGCCCCTCTTGCCCGTCCATCTCCAGGAATTGCCCCTGCTGTTGAGCCATGGCTTGGCGATCGCCGTCGGTCTGGCCAGTGGTGGGCTGTATCTGATGGTGTTTTTAGTGCCGGTGTTGGCGCGATCGGGGGATTTACCCTGGAGTGGCCTGGGGTTGTTCTATAGCCTGGTGCTGTGGTTCGGCGGGGGGCAGTTCCAAGGGGTGGCCCTGGTGGGTCAAGGGGTCTCCGTGGTGCTGCTCTTGGGCACGGGGAGCCAGATCTTGCGCTTCCGCTGGGCCGATCTAACAGAGAACCAGAAAGTTTCTATCCCCTTGGTGCGCCGTGTGCGACGGTGGCAACGGGCACGGGCCACAGCAGCGGCAGCTAGGGTTGCAGCGGTAGGGGTGAAGGAGTCAGACTCCCCAGTAACCACACCAATAACCACACCAATAACCACGCCAGTAACCACACCAATAACCCTGGCCACTTCTACCCCAGGGGCGATCGCTCCCACGCCGATCGATCGGGTACAGGCTAAACCCGGTGAGGCAATAACGGCAGAATCTCCAGCCTTGAAGGACGGGGCAGTACCAGGACCTCCCCCAGCAAACGCAACAGCGACAGCGGAAACAGCAGCGGAAATCGGTTCAGCGGAAATCGGTGCAGAGGTGTATGCAGCCGTTACCCCGCCAGAGGTTAGCCCCGTCCGCCCGGTTCCACCGGAGTCCCCCGATCTCGCCACACCCCCAACCGACGTGGGAGCCAGTGCCACCGGTAAGCGCTTTGTGCGCCAACCCAGGGATCCCAACGCTGCGCCCCGCAACACCCCGCCACCAGCCGCGCCCGCCGCCGATGTGGGAGCTAGCACCACGGGCAAGCGCTTTGTGCGCCAACCCAGGGATCCCAACGCTGCGGGACCAATCACCCCGCCCCCCGCCGACGTGGGAGCCAGTGCCACCGGTAAACGCTTTGTGCGTCAACCCAGGGATCCTAACGCTGCGGAACCAATCACCCCGCCACCAGCCGCGCCCCCCGCCGAGGTGGGAGCCAGCGCCACGGGCAAGCGCTTTGTGCGCCAACCCAGGGATCCCAAGGCTGGGCCACGCACCACCCCAGCGTCCCCCCCATCGCCGGAGGTGGGCACCAGTGCCACGGGCAAACAGTTTGTGCGCCAACCCAGGAATCCCAAGGCTACGCCCCCCGCCAGTAACGACCCAGGGGTAAGTCCAAGCCGCACGGGGAAACAGTTTGTGCGCCAGCCCAGGGATCCCAATATGGCACCCCCCCACCCCCCACCGCTGCCCCTGGCAGTCCTCCGCCCCGCCGCGATCGCCCCACGGTCCCCCCCGCTGCCCGCGACGATCGCCGCCAACCCAATGCCCTGGGTCCCATGGCCAACTTTTTCCGAGGTCGCCCCGATGAACCGCCAGGGGTTGACTTGTCCGATCGATCCCCCAGCGATCGGCCCCCCAGCGATCGGCCCCCTGCCGCTGGGCGATCGCCGCTGGCGCGGAATGCTGGCAATGTCCGTCCCGGACCCCCTCCCCAAAAGGCCGCTCCAACAACCCCAGAGCCGTGGGATTGGGACAATGAGGACGACGACTGGCAAAACTGGGATGATGAACCCAACGATGAACCCAACGATGAACCCAACGATGAACCCAAGGATGATCCCAAGGATGATCCCAAGGATGATCCAATGCGGTTCGATCGCCGTCCAGCGGATCCTGCCCCCCGATCGCCGCAACCTCGATCGCCCCAGGCTCCCCCCCGGATGA
- a CDS encoding DUF3531 family protein — protein sequence MHVEFREFNPFDVWLWFEFSTVPSHAEQQYIAEALSSWFFMGKLGGFNAENLQIQDEGMEISYMHYDHDRASTSLVSLMHNMGDLEQQGQWLRCWFDLGTSDALALDILVNTLKGLSQEYVAIDRLIIGGENPDWPVPHEEQDTFYDNDQ from the coding sequence ATGCACGTTGAGTTTCGCGAGTTTAACCCCTTTGATGTGTGGTTATGGTTTGAATTTTCCACTGTTCCATCCCATGCCGAACAGCAGTATATCGCTGAAGCCCTCAGTTCTTGGTTCTTTATGGGTAAATTGGGGGGATTCAATGCAGAAAACCTGCAAATCCAAGACGAAGGCATGGAAATCAGCTATATGCACTATGACCACGATCGAGCCAGCACCAGTTTAGTCTCCTTGATGCACAACATGGGAGATCTGGAGCAACAGGGCCAATGGCTACGCTGTTGGTTTGATCTGGGCACCAGTGATGCTTTAGCTCTGGATATTTTAGTCAATACCCTCAAGGGTCTGAGTCAGGAGTATGTGGCCATCGATCGCCTCATCATTGGGGGCGAAAACCCCGACTGGCCCGTGCCCCATGAGGAGCAGGATACCTTTTACGACAATGACCAATAG